In Sander lucioperca isolate FBNREF2018 chromosome 21, SLUC_FBN_1.2, whole genome shotgun sequence, the following proteins share a genomic window:
- the LOC116059390 gene encoding uncharacterized protein LOC116059390, translating into MSAVWLKLITLLTILSCPALSGPVSSEVVWRALGEAVTIQCRPSKPDQEYLSLKKGLSEEHDVLYKEGNPEKNTIYKEFMGRLQLNGVFPNVDILIKNLTSNDTGPYWCVYKKFDLVSSKNLEMKGTGSVLLVVTGGPQQHSACVPPDDNLFLVIVIFAALLLGIIMCFLIWIILKTITTKKRTKKTQRHVTTSDVYEDMRGTIRR; encoded by the exons ATGTCTGCTGTCTGGTTAAAGCTCATAACCCTCCTTACCATCCTCTCCTGCCCAGCCCTGAGTGGCCCAG TGAGCAGTGAAGTGGTATGGAGAGCTTTAGGGGAAGCAGTCACTATCCAGTGCAGACCTTCCAAACCAGACCAAGAGTACCTGAGTCTGAAAAAGGGTCTTAGTGAGGAGCATGACGTTTTGTACAAAGAAGGCAACCCAGAAAAAAACACCATTTACAAAGAATTCATGGGCAGACTTCAGCTAAATGGAGTATTCCCCAATGTGGACATTCTCATCAAAAACTTGACCTCTAATGACACAGGACCGTACTGGTGCGTGTACAAGAAGTTTGACCTGGTGTCCAGTAAAAACCTGGAAATGAAAGGCACAGGGTCTGTTCTCCTGGTGGTGACGGGTGGGCCTCAGCAGC ATTCAGCATGTGTCCCACCAGACGATAATCTGTTCCTGGTAATTGTGATCTTTGCTGCGCTGCTGCTTGGCATCATCATGTGCTTCCTCATATGGATCATCCTTAAG ACCATAACCACCAAAAAGCGCACCAAAAAGACACAGAGGCACGTCACCACCAGTGATGTTTATGAGGACATGCGTGGAACAATCAGACGCTGA